The following are encoded together in the Meriones unguiculatus strain TT.TT164.6M chromosome 16, Bangor_MerUng_6.1, whole genome shotgun sequence genome:
- the Lonrf2 gene encoding LOW QUALITY PROTEIN: LON peptidase N-terminal domain and RING finger protein 2 (The sequence of the model RefSeq protein was modified relative to this genomic sequence to represent the inferred CDS: inserted 7 bases in 5 codons; substituted 1 base at 1 genomic stop codon) — protein MLESWVEGQEDPGPPGFSMSELEKVPRDKGLATGARAPGALARVAGGGGRAPAARRAGRPPGALGANRGTAQPGPLWPERLAELAXGPARALGPSDRPSVVARPGCASGSRGPXGARRVLGCPRCGPLLSGPXTLSRGLAGCSRCVEPGRRASVVPTRLLDRCRLXRLAYQARGLQRQQQPEAALLRCQQAPDTGDPDDSALLLLRAELYLAMKNYKQALQDTDAIYQRDPFLTKGHHIKAQILSRLGKSTELLEESIYCLALNPECNSVKKETQKERQFLGFILGLPWEEGAKALESVIPAAPSTVERQLPSEDECDVITPEKHSQERCKSSNQRSMSSPEEPEFMTDVADFKCALCMRLLCEPVTTPCGPAFCLKCLERCPDQAPHCPLCKDKLSEGSLLPTRNFNVTVLAAELIFWYSSDEPSDRKRIYDEEVSELSKXVRMSREVGGPEYEELASLHNSVYQQSVSWFASLQDHVKKQILSHFGSTPDREPEPQEGSNSSGPAWPRWVLAGLPLEGKAQLAILGMAAWKERLLAIRQLLVTITRKMNRXQELANNADREN, from the exons ATGCTGGAGAGCTGGGTGGAGggccaggaggaccctgggccACCGGGCTTCAGCATGAGCGAGCTGGAGAAGGTTCCTCGAGACAAGGGGCTCGCCACTGGGGCGCGAG CTCCCGGGGCGCTGGCGCGCGTGGCCGGGGGCGGAGGCCGCGCTCCTGCAGCTCGGCGCGCCGGCCGCCCGCCCGGGGCCCTGGGTGCGAACCGAGGCACCGCGCAGCCGGGCCCGCTGTGGCCGGAAAGGCTGGCGGAGCTGG GGGGCCCTGCGCGCGCCCTGGGCCCGAGCGACCGGCCCTCGGTGGTGGCGAGGCCCGGCTGCGCGTCGGGATCCCGAGGGCC CGGCGCCCGCCGGGTGCTGGGCTGTCCCCGCTGCGGGCCGCTGCTCTCCGGGC GGACGCTGTCCAGGGGGCTCGCGGGGTGCTCGCGCTGCGTGGAGCCGGGGAGGCGCGCGAGCGTGGTGCCGACCCGGCTGCTGGACAGGTGCCGCC GCAGGCTCGCGTACCAGGCGCGGGGCCTGCAGCGCCAGCAGCAGCCCGAGGCCGCGCTGCTCAGGTGCCAGCAAGCCCCGGACACGGGTGA CCCCGATGACAGCGCATTATTGCTGCTTCGAGCAGAGCTGTATTTAGCCATGAAGAACTACAAGCAAGCCCTGCAGGATACCGACGCCATTTATCAGAGGGACCCCTTCCTGACCAAG GGTCACCACATAAAAGCTCAGATCCTCTCCAGATTGGGAAAAAGTACAGAACTGTTAGAAGAATCCATCTACTGCCTTGCTTTAAATCCAGAATGTAACTCCGTGaagaaagaaacccagaag GAACGCCAGTTCTTGGGTTTTATCCTGGGCCTCCCCTGGGAAGAGGGTGCAAAGGCCTTGGAGAGTGTCATCCCAGCAGCGCCGAGCACGGTAGAGAGGCAGCTTCCAAGTGAAGATGAGTGTGATGTGATCACCCCTGAAAAACATTCCCAAGAAAG ATGCAAGTCCTCCAACCAGAGGAGCATGAGCTCTCCCGAGGAGCCAGAGTTCATGACTGACGTGGCTGACTTTAAGTGTGCTCTGTGCATGAG GTTGCTCTGTGAACCGGTCACTACCCCTTGCGGACCTGCGTTCTGCCTGAAGTGCCTGGAGCGCTGCCCTGACCAGGCTCCGCACTGTCCGCTCTGCAAAGACAAGCTTTCAGAAGGGAGT TTGTTGCCAACCAGAAATTTTAATGTAACTGTTCTGGCTGCAGAACTGATATTCTGGTATTCATCGGACGAGCCGAGTGACAGGAAGAGGATTTATGATGAGGAAGTGTCAGAACTGTCAAAGTAAGTGCGTATGTCACGTGAA GTGGGAGGTCCAGAGTATGAAGAACTCGCTTCCCTCCACAATTCCGTTTACCAGCAGTCTGTCTCCTGGTTTGCTTCTCTCCAGGATCACGTGAAAAAGCAAATCCTAAGCCATTTTGGGTCCACGCCAGACAGGGAGCCTGAGCCGCAGGAGGGC AGCAACTCCAGTGGCCCTGCCTGGCCCCGGTGGGTTCTGGCCGGGTTGCCATTGGAAGGAAAGGCTCAGCTGGCCATTCTCGGCATGGCCGCCTGGAAAGAGCGTCTGCTTGCCATTCGGCAGTTATTAGTCACCATCACTCGTAAGATGAATAG CCAAGAGCTGGCTAACAACGCAGACAGAGAGAACTGA